A genome region from Tursiops truncatus isolate mTurTru1 chromosome 15, mTurTru1.mat.Y, whole genome shotgun sequence includes the following:
- the LOC117308170 gene encoding uncharacterized protein, with translation MDSSVCEWPAGGCLRAARGTVSGPSRPPHPTPLHGTAGLHLGLLGAVRDCRLEGRVAEAVQGGQAGLLLQVEPQLVSEGLPEEAVDQGVEAAVGEGGQVDHVAGQRVRVAGGPLAGSGPGRRTLQQVHADEDVLGQPAHKEDQDHGQDHAQSLLPPRAKPMVPVRRHQDPDDERVAEADDGEGDHEAQRDLQPLHLPDVREAEADVLAVLQVHGGEGHQGGRHGGHPDEAAAQPCAGLGAERAAARGLGQSQVAVEAHPGEEEDAAVHVDLQEERHEGAERGDVVVLLVQVEHLDQRVCHQDEVRGRQVGEVQVGDGHLLPEADVHHQDQEVAREADGEEEDGVEAGQEEPDGALLLLRERGRAVGQRAGQAEAAGGAVGGARRRLHAGPGARRDSRPLRICRKAPRNRFLTGNPS, from the coding sequence ATGGACAGCTCTGTGTGTGAGTGGCCAGCGGGAGGGTGCCTTAGGGCCGCGCGGGGCACAGTGTCCGGCCCttcccgcccaccccaccccacccccctacACGGCACTGCTGGACTTCACCTCGGCCTGCTCGGTGCTGTCCGGGACTGCCGCCTTGAGGGCCGCGTGGCAGAAGCGGTTCAGGGCGGACAGGCTGGTCTTCTGCTCCAGGTAGAGCCGCAGCTTGTCTCGGAAGGTCTCCCCGAGGAAGCTGTAGACCAGGGGGTTGAGGCAGCTGTTGGAGAAGGCGGCCAGGTTGACCACGTGGCCGGCCAGCGGGTGCGCGTGGCGGGGGGACCTCTGGCAGGGTCCGGCCCCGGGCGGCGCACGCTGCAGCAGGTGCACGCTGATGAAGACGTTCTCGGGCAGCCAGCACACAAAGAAGACCAGGACCACGGCCAGGATCATGCGCAGAGCCTTCTGCCTCCGCGGGCGAAGCCCATGGTGCCGGTGCGCCGTCACCAGGACCCTGACGATGAGCGAGTAGCAGAGGCCGATGATGGCGAAGGGGACCACGAAGCCCAGCGTGACCTCCAGCCACTGCACCTCCCTGACGTCCGCGAAGCAGAAGCAGACGTCCTCGCTGTGCTGCAGGTGCACGGCGGTGAAGGGCACCAGGGTGGCAGACACGGAGGCCATCCAGATGAGGCCGCAGCTCAGCCGTGCGCGGGGCTTGGTGCGGAACGGGCCGCAGCGCGTGGCCTTGGCCAGAGCCAGGTAGCGGTCGAAGCTCATCCAGGTGAGGAAGAAGACGCTGCTGTACATGTTGACCTGCAGGAAGAGCGACATGAAGGTGCAGAGCGCGGTGATGTCGTAGTACTGCTCGTCCAGGTTGAACACCTCGATCAGCGAGTCTGCCACCAGGACGAGGTCCGCGGCCGCCAGGTTGGTGAAGTACAGGTCGGGGATGGTCATCTTCTCCCGGAAGCGGATGTTCACCACCAGGATCAGGAGGTTGCCCGCGAAGCCGATGGGGAAGAGGAAGATGGtgtagaggcaggacaggaagagCCCGACGGCGCGCTGCTGCTGCTCCGAGAGCGCGGCCGAGCTGTTGGCCAGCGCGCGGGGCAGGCCGAGGCCGCTGGAGGAGCCGTTGGAGGCGCCCGGCGGCGTCTCCATGCTGGGCCGGGCGCCCGGAGGGACAGCCGGCCTCTCAGGATTTGCCGCAAGGCTCCCAGAAACCGTTTTTTAACAGGAAATCCCTCTTGA